The Virgibacillus siamensis sequence TGGCTGCTCCGACGAATCCTTCGAACAGTGCTTGCGGGTTCGTTGGACGTGACTTGAATTCCGGATGGAACTGGCACGCGATAAACCATGGATGGTCTTCAATTTCAATGGTTTCAACCAGTCTGCCGTCAGGGCTTGTTCCGGAAAAGATAAATCCGCTGTCCGCCATTTGCTCACGGTATTCATTGTTGAACTCATAACGGTGACGATGGCGTTCATACACGATATCCGCATTTTGATAGGCAGCTTTTGTTTTTGTGCCCTCCACCAACTTGCACGGATAAATACCAAGTCGCAAAGTACCACCCATATCAGAAATATTTTTCTGCTCAGGAAGCAAATCTATGATTGGATATGGAGTGTGCGGGTCGATTTCCGCAGAATGTGCTCCTTCTAATCCGAGGACATTACGAGCGTATTCGACAGTCGCAAGCTGCATGCCGAGACAAATTCCGAAGTATGGAACTTTGTGCTCTCTGGCATAGCGGATTGCCGCGATTTTCCCTTCAATCCCACGGTCTCCAAACCCGCCGGGAACCAAAATGCCGTCCACGTCTTCCAGTGCATGCTTAATGCTTTCTTCACTAAGTTTCTCAGCATTAATCCACTTGACTTCGACATTGGAATCATACGTATAACCGGCATGCTTCAGCGATTCAACAACTGAAAGATATGCATCCGGCAATTCGACATATTTACCTACAAGCCCAATCGTTGTTGTTTTGGACAAACCACGTACTTTATTGACTAGCTTCATCCATTCTTCCATTTCCGCCTCTTTGCATTCCAGTCCGAAATGGTCGCATGTCAGCTGATCCAGATGCTGCTCCTGCAAGGAAACCGGAATCTGATATAATGTATCGGCGTCGATCATTTCAATAACCGCTTCTTTATCAATATCGCAGAAAAGTGCAATTTTCTCTTTCATTTCCTGGCTGATAGGAAGTTCTGTCCGCAATACAATGGCATCGGGCTGTATCCCAAGTGAACGCAATTCCTTTACACTGTGCTGGGTCGGCTTTGTTTTCATTTCACCTGCTGCTTTAATATATGGAACAAGTGTACAATGAATGTACATGACATGGTCCCTGCCGATATCACTTTTAATCTGGCGGATTGCTTCCAAAAATGGTAATGATTCGATATCGCCGACTGTCCCGCCGATTTCTGTAATGACAACATCTGCCTTCGTTTCCTGTCCGGCGCGGAAGACCTGTTCTTTAATTTCATTTGTGATATGCGGGATAACTTGTACCGTCCCGCCAAGATAATCCCCGCGGCGTTCCTTTTTGATGACGCTGGAATAAACTTTTCCAGTTGTGATGTTGCTGTATTTATTCAGGTTAATATCCGTAAAACGCTCATAATGGCCAAGGTCAAGATCTGTTTCCGCGCCGTCTTCCGTCACGAAAACTTCACCATGCTGATACGGGCTCATAGTACCCGGATCCACGTTGATATACGGATCAAATTTCTGAATGGTAATTTTTAATCCGCGGTTTTTTAATAAGCGTCCCAGTGATGCTGCCGTAATTCCTTTTCCCAATGAGGAGACAACGCCCCCGGTTACAAAAATATATTTCGTCACTGTTCATCCCTCTTCCTTCTATTGTTAATATGTTCATTTGAGTCGAAATTAAATCGTCAAAAACTATTTTGTGGGAATCTCCGCTTATTCCTGCCATTTCGAATTTGGTTTTTGTAGCTGATTTTCCAATAAAACAAAAAAAGCGCTCCCCTAACGGAAGGGGAAACGCTTTGTATTTTGAAATTAAAGAGCCCAATAAAAATTGTACTCATCCCTTATCAAAAAGTCAAGCAGCCTTCATGAAAACTATTTCTTTTTTTCCTCATTATCGTCGTCATCTTCGTCATCATAGTCTTCATCATGTTCGTCATCATAATCGTCATAATCTTCATCATGATCGTCATCATGGACTTCGTCTTCAAAATTATCGGTCAACACTTCAAGATCATCATCATGATCTTCCGGTTCTTCTACTTTTTCTTCTTTCTTTTTCTTCGTTGCCTTTTTCTTTTTTGTCGTTTTTTTCTTTTTCGGCTTAGGGCCGTCCTCTACCTGATCAATCGGGTACCACCGTTTCAATCCCCAGATGCCTGAACCGGTTGTAATAAAACGGCCGTCCACGGTCAGGTCTGTATAGAACTGTGAAAGGTAGTCCTGTTTTAGTTCCTCAGTAAAGCCTTTCATTTCAGCTACCTGATCATATAATTCACTGTAATGAACAGCTTTTTTATTATCTGTCAAAATGATATGTGCCAATTCAATCATTGGCATTCTTTGCATTTCCTCGCGGCTGTAATCTTTCAAACCCATGCTACCGCACTCCCTTTTTCATGTATTAAGGCGATGGTTATTGTTCATCGCAACATAATGTTCGTTTTATGGTTGTATAGTATAAATCATACCATACATTATAAACAAATCTGAAACGAATATGCCAGTATGAACCTGAAAAAAGTTGAGAAAATCTTGTTTTCTCAACTTTTTTGAATTCGTCGTACGATTCTATGCTTTTGTACCATCCAGCTCAAGCACCCAGCGACTAGTAAACTTCCTGGAGCCTCCCTACGATAAGTCAACGTCGAATCGTAATTTAAGGAAGGCCGACTAAAACCGGTCTTTGCGACCAACGTCGGCATACCCCTATGAAGGGGCACGTTTCCTTTATCTCGTACGGTCCAGTCCAGTTTATACGTCGCTAAACGGGTGCTTTCGCTTTTGTACCTACATATTCCTTCTGTATTGTCCGCCGACTTCGTACAGGGCGTTGGTGATTTGTCCGAGGCTGGCAATTTTTACAGTTTCCATCAATTCGACGAAAACATTTCCGCCGGTTGCTGCGGTTTTTTTCAGTCGTGTTAATGCCTCTTCCACTTCGTCTTTGTTTGCATCCTGGAATTTATGCAGTTCGCTGATCTGATGTTCTTTTTCCTCTTTGGATGCCCGGGCGAGCTCCATTGAATCAATCTGATCCTCTGACGGCGGATTTGGATTGATGTAAGTGTTGACGCCGACGAGCGGCAGTTCACCGGAATGTTTTTTCCCTTCATAATACAGCGATTCTTCCTGAATTTTACCGCGCTGATACTGGCGCTCCATTGCACCAAGCACACCGCCGCGGTCATTCATTTTTTCAAATTCCTGCAGTACCGCTTCTTCGACAAGATCTGTCAGTTCCTCTACAATAAACGAACCTTGCAGGGAGTTTTCATTTTTTGTCAAACCGAATTCTTTGTTGATAATCATCTGAATCGCCATTGCACGGCGGACAGATTCTTCGGTTGGTGTCGTAATTGCTTCATCATATGCATTTGTGTGCAGTGAATTTGTATTATCCTGAATCGCAATCAATGCCTGCAATGTTGTGCGAATATCATTAAAATCAATTTCCTGTGCATGCAATGAACGTCCGGATGTCTGAATATGATATTTCAATTTCTGGCTGCGTTCATTCGCACCGTACTTATCACGCATCGTAACAGCCCAGATGCGGCGAGCCACGCGCCCGATAACCGTGTATTCCGGATCAAGCCCATTTGAGAAAAAGAAGGATAAGTTTTTCGCAAACTTATTAACGTCCATTCCCCGGCTTAAATAATATTCCACATACGTGAAGCCATTTGCCAATGTAAAGGCAAGCTGTGTAATCGGATTTGCCCCCGCTTCTGCAATGTGGTAGCCGGAAATGGAAACCGAATAGTAGTTGCGCACTTCTTTATCAATGAAATACTGCTGAATATCCCCCATCATGCGAAGCGCAAATTCGGTTGAGAAGATACAGGTGTTCTGACCCTGGTCTTCTTTCAAAATATCTGCCTGCACTGTACCGCGAACGACCGATACCGTTTCATCCCGGATTGTCTCGTATTCATCTTTGTCCGGTCCACGATTATTCTCTTCCTTGAATTTGGCAACCTGCTGATCAATGGCGGTGTTAAAATACATAGCCAAAATAATCGGTGCCGGTCCATTGATTGTCATGGAGACCGATGTTTTTGGATCAGTGAGGTCGAAGCCGCTGTACAATTTTTTCATATCGTCCAATGTACAAATGCTTACACCGCTTTCGCCAATCTTTCCGTAAATATCCGGACGCTCTGCGGGATCTTCTCCATACAGAGTTACCGAATCAAACGCGGTGGACAATCGTTTGGCGTCTTCATTTTTGGATAAATAATGAAAACGGCGGTTGGTTCGTTCCGGCGTTCCTTCACCGGCAAATTGACGGGTAGGATCTTCACCTTTTCGTTTAAATGGAAAAACACCTGCCGTAAACGGAAATACGCCTGGTACATTTTCCTTCATCAGCCAGTTCAGGCGTTCACCCCAGTCGGCAAATTTCGGGAATGCCACTTTAGGAATTTTAAGGCCTGCAAGCGACTCTGTTGTATTGTCCATTTCGATTTCTTTATCCCGGACTTTATATGTCAGCTTATCACCACTGTACCGTTCCTTTGTTTCATCCCAGCCATCAAGAAGCCTTTTCGCTTTCGGATCAAGGTCTTCCTGGTATGTCCCGATAGATTTATCAATTGCTTCTTTCGCGCTTTCATCTTCAAGTACCTCTTTTGCCCCTTCCAGCTGATACAGCTTCCGGGCGATTTTACTCTGTTTGTCGGCATGGCTGTGATAGTTGCGGACATGTGTGGCAATTTCACGCAAATAATGCCGGCGTTCATTTGTAATAATCATATTATCCTTTTGGGCGATTACGTTACGCTCAAAGTCAATATCGGCATTCCATTCATATTTTTCGTTCAATGTATCGATAATGGCAGCAAACAAAGCGTTCGTACCGGCATCGTTAAACTGGCTGGCAATCGTGCCGAAGACCGGGAATTTCGTTTTGTCCTCGTGGAAAAGCATATGGCTGCGCTCATATTGTTTACGGACTTGATTTAACGCATCCTCAGAGCCTTTTTGTTCAAATTTATTAATGACAATAAAGTCGGCAAAATCAATCATGTCGATTTTTTCCAACTGTGAAGGTGCACCAAACTCTGCAGTCATCACATACATGGACAGGTCAGTCACATCGGTAATTGCCGCATCACCCTGACCGATACCGCTTGTTTCCACAATAATAAAATCGTAGGATGCGGCGCGTACAACATCAATAATGTCATGAAGCGCCTTCGATAATTCGCTCCTTGAATCACGCGTTGCCAGTGAACGCATGTATACACGGTCGGTAAAAATAGCGTTCATCCGAATACGGTCGCCTAATAATGCGCCGCCGGTTTTCTTTTTCGTCGGGTCAATCGAGATAATCGCAATTTTTTTATCGGGTACTTCGTTAATAAAACGGCGAATCAGTTCATCGGTGAGGGAACTTTTACCCGCACCGCCAGTACCGGTAATCCCGAGCACCGGTGCATGATTGGATTTTTGCTGTAATTTTTTCAGTACCGTTTGTTTTTTATCGTCTTTCTGATTGCCTTCCATATACGTAATGAAACGGGCGATTGCCTGTCGTTCTCCGGCAGCCAATTTATCCTGATCTTGTTTCAAATCAATCGGCGGCAAAAAGTCACATTCCTCAAGCATTTTATTAATCATACCCTGAAGCCCCAGTTCACGGCCATTTTCCGGTGAAAAAATCCTGGAGACTCCGTAATCATGCAATTCTTTTATTTCCCGCGGGATAATGACACCCCCGCCACCGCCGTAAACTTTTATATGTTCCGCGCCTAACTCATTCAGCAGGTCAATCATGTATTTGAAATATTCCACATGACCGCCCTGATAGGATGAAATCGCAATTCCTTGCGCATCCTCCTGAATCGCCGCATAGACGACCTCCTCAACAGACCGGTTATGACCAAGGTGAATCACTTCCGCTCCGCTCGACTGGAGAATTCTGCGCATAATATTGATTGATGCATCATGACCGTCATATAAACTGGATGCCGTTACAAAACGAACGGGATTTACCGGCTTATACAGTTGCACTTGTTCCATCATCCATCCTCCTGTCTTTCGTATTTTTTCGTTCAATTGCCAGTGCCTGTGTTAAATAGTCTGTCTGGCGTTCAATGTACTCATCAAGGGTAAACTGCTTTTGCAGCATCCATCGTCTGAACCCCCACATTTGTCCTTGGATAAATATGTTATTCGCCAGAAGTTTCACATCCTGCTTTGCCATGTCATGCGGGACACATGAAACAATGACCTCTTCCAGCATGCCGACCATGTCGCGTTCCTTTTGCAGGACATAGTCGCGTGTTTCCTTTTTCAGCGATTTAACTTCCTGATACAGGATAATGACTTCTTCCTGCATGTCATCCATCAATTCAAAATAAGAGCGGATAACACTTTCCAGATTGTCAACGGATGGATTCTTCAGGTCAATAGCCGCCTCAAGCCGCTGTCTGACTTGCTTATAAATCGCATCCACAACAAGAAAAAGCACATCTTCCTTTGTTCGGATATATTCATAAAGTGTGCCGATGCTGAACCCGGATTCTTTGGCTATTTCACGTGTCGTTGTCCGGTGAAAACCTTTTTCCTTAAAAAGCGAAATTGCACCTTTGATCATTTGGCTGCGGCGTTTTTCGACCAGACTAACATCTTTTACAGAAGAAAGGATTTTGTTTTTTTCAGTCATGTTTGTCCCCCTTCCATTTTTTAAAAATTTCCTGTGCCAGCTGATATGGATCACTGTCTGCCTCAATTGTAATGTCCGTGTTGTTTTGCTCCATGTATTCTTTTACGTCAAGCCATATTTCTTCGCGAACAAGTTCATAAACTTCCAGCTCCTGCTGAAATTGACGTCGTTCTTTTCCTTCAGCTGTATGATATAAAAAATCATGATGCGCATTGATTTTTTCCCACAGTTTATCAATGCCTTTGTTTTCTGTCGTAATCGTTTTGACAATCTGGGTCTCCTGATCGCCTTTAGCTGTCATCATCACAAGCTCTTTTAATAGTGCCTTGAGCTTGCCGTAACCAGGCAGGTCTGCTTTGTTGATGACAAACAAATCGGCAATTTCCATAATGCCCGCTTTAAAAATCTGCAGCACATCACCACTATTCGGCGTCAAAACAAGTGCAGTCGTATCAACAATTTTCATAATGTCCAGCTCTGACTGACCGACACCGACTGTCTCAACGATTACGACATCAAACCCATATGCATCGCAAATCCTTACTGCATCTTTGGTCGCCCGGGCAAGACCGCCAAGACTGCCGCGCGTTGCCATACTGCGGATGTAGACACCTTCATCGGTAAAGTGTTCATTCATCCGGACACGATCGCCAAGCAGTGCACCGCCGCTGAACGGGCTTGTAGGGTCGACAGCAACCACTGCAACAGTTTTTCCTTCACTCCGAATATGTGTAATCAGCCGGTTAACGAGTGAACTTTTTCCGGCACCGGGCGATCCGGTTAAGCCGACATATTGGGCATGTTTTTTCAAGGAGAAAACATCGCTCAGCATAGCGAGCTTCTCAGGATGGTCATTTTCCACCATGGTGATGGCACGTGCCAACGCGCGTATATTTTTTTCTTTAATTTGTTCAACAAGCTGGTGCATGTTCATGACCATCCTTTCTGTTTCAAAGTAGTTCACCGGTATTTGGAACTGCTTGCCTGATTGGATGTGCTCCCCGTCCGGGTCTGGATTTCGCACGGTCGAAATTATAAACTTGAGCCAAATATTTGTGAACTTAAGCCGATTCGGATCAAATTTGGGCCAAAATTAGTTCAACTTGGGCCAAAAGCCCGTCAATTTGAGCCAAACGCTATTCACTCCCGCATTAGATCTTCTACTTCGTCAGCATCCGGCCAATAACAAGGCGCTGGATTTCGTTTGTGCCTTCATAGATCTGCGTGATTTTCGCATCGCGCATGTAACGTTCAACCGGATAATCTTTCGTGTAGCCATATCCGCCGAATACCTGAACAGCTTCAACGGTAATGCGCATGGCGGCATCACCGGCAAACAGCTTCGACATTGCGGATGCTTTGCCGTATGGTTTTCCTTCTGATTCAAGCCATGCAGCCTGATAGGTTAAGAGACGCGCTGCTTCCACATCTGTTGCCATGTCAGCAAGCTTAAACGAAATACCTTGATTCGCTGCAATCGGTTTGCCGAACTGTTCGCGTTCTTTCGCATAATCCGTTGATGCATCCAGTGCACCTTGGGCGATTCCGAGCGCCTGTGCAGCAATACCATTACGGCCGCCGTCAAGCGTTGTCATAGCGATTTTAAATCCTTCGCCCTCTTCACCAAGCATGTTTTCTTTTGGCACACGGCAGTTTTCAAAAATCAATTCCGTCGTAGGGGATGAACGGATCCCCAATTTCTTTTCCTTCTTACCGAATGTAAACCCTTCTGTTCCTTTTTCCACGATAAATGCGCTGATCCCCTTATGTCTTGCTTCCGGGTTTGTCATGGCAAAAACGATGTAAAGGTCAGCCACACCGCCATTGGTGATCCAGACTTTGCTTCCATTCAGAATGTAATCATCACCGTCTTTTTTGGCAATGGTTTTCATACCTGCTGCATCACTCCCTGAACCCGGCTCAGAAAGCGCATATGCGCCCAATGCTTCACCGGTAGCCAGGCGGTACAGGAATGTCTTCTTCTGCTCTTCGTTTCCGTACTTATAAATCGGCCAGCTGGCAAGTGACAGGTGTGCGGACAATGTTACACCAGTAGATGCACATACACGTGACAGCTCCTCAACCGCAATGACGTAGCTGACAAAATCCGCTCCTATTCCGCCATATTCTTCAGGCCATGGGATTCCTGTCAGTCCCAGTTCAGCCATTTGATCAAAAATTTTCCGGTCGAAACGCTCTTCTTCATCACGTTCTGCCGCAGTTGGTTCCACCTCTTTTTTGGCGAAATCACGGACCATCTTGCGCAGCATTTCTTGTTCTTCGGTCAATTGAAAATTCATCTGTTCTTCCTCCTAGTCTTTCAAAAGATTCTTGGCAATTACGATATGCTGGATTTCGTTCGTTCCTTCATAAATCTCGGTAACCTTGGCATCACGGAAGAGGCGCTCCACCGGGTAATCTTCGGTATAGCCATATCCGCCGAAAACCTGTACGGCCTCAATCGCAGCTTTTCTGGCTGTTTTTGATGCGAACATCTTTGCCATGGATGCCTCTTTGCTTGCCGGAATATCCCGCTCAACAAGCGAAGCAACGTTATACACTAATAGTTTCGCAGCTTCGACTTCTGTCGCCATATCTGCCAGTTTAAATGAAATTCCCTGGTTTTTGGCAATCGATTTCCCGAATTGCTGTCGTTCTTGCGCATATGCTGTTGCATGCTCCAATGCTGCTTCACCGATTCCGAGTGCCTGTGCAGCAATCCCGATTCGACCGACATTTAAATTAGCCATCGCAATTTTAAATCCGTCGCCTTCATTGCCGAGCAGCTGCTTCTTTGGTACTTTGCAATTATCAAAGTTCAATTGTACGGTGCTGGAACCATGCAGCCCCATCTTCCGTTCCGCCTTGCCGATTTCGAAACCCGGTGTATCGCGCTCGAGGATAAAAGCACTCACACCTTTTGAACCAGCTTCATCGCTGGTTCTGGCAAACGTGATAAATGTATCAGCAAATCCGCCGTTTGTAATAAAAACTTTGGAACCGTTCAAAATATAATAATTCCCGTCTTTTTTCGCCCTCGTTTTCATGCTTGCCACGTCAGATCCGGCACCGGGTTCTGTCACGGCGAATGCACCAAGGTACTCCCCGGATGCGAGTTTAGGAATGTAATGCTTTTTTTGTTCCTCTGTACCGAAATACAAAATCGGATTTGTCCCGACAGATGTATGCACAGATAAAATAACGCCGACTGTCGCACTGACCTTGGCCAGTTCATTGATGGCAATAATGTACGATGTATAATCCATGCCGCTCCCGCCGTATTCTTCCGGGATTGGGATACCCATCAGTCCGAGTTCCCCCATCTTACGGATAACTTCTTCCGGAAAACGGTCTTCTTTTTCCATTCGTTCAATGTGCGGTTGTACTTCCTTTTGGGCAAAATCCCGAACCATTTTCCGCATCATTTCCTGTTCTTCTGTAAAATTAAGGTTCATCCAATTGCCCCCCTCTCTGTTATTCCTGTTGATTTAAAACGAACAAATAAATCAGCTGTATTGATAAAAACCGCGGCCGGATTTTTTACCGAGCCAACCAGCCTTTACATATTTTCTGAGCAGTGGACATGGACGATATTTACTGTCCGCAAATCCTTCGTACAGTACTTCCATGATATACAAGCATGTATCCAGCCCGATGAAGTCCGCCAGTGTCAGCGGGCCCATTGGGTGATTCATACCGAGTTTCATAACCGTATCAATGTCCTCAACAGATGCGACCCCTTCCTGCAATGCAAAAATCGCTTCATTGATCATCGGCATTAAAATACGATTCGCTGCAAACCCAGGGGCATCATTTACTTCCACCGGCGTTTTTGACAGTTTTTTCGTCATATCTTCAATTGCCTGATACGTTTCATCACTTGTCTGAATGCCTCGGATGATTTCAACAAGTTTCATAACAGGAACCGGGTTCATGAAATGCATCCCGATAACCTGTTCCGGCCGATTGGTTGACGCCGCAATTTCTGTAATCGGCAGTGACGAAGTGTTTGTTGCTAAAATCGCATGTTTCGGTGCGAATGCATCAAGATCACGGAACACTTTTGTCTTCACTTCCATGTTCTCTACAATTGCTTCGATAACCAAATCACATGACCCGGCATCCTTTATTTCCGTGGATGGTTTCAGCCGGTTGATTGTATCTGTTTTGTCCTGTTCACTGATACGCTCCTTTTCAACCGCTCGTGTAAGAAGCTTTTCAATTGATTTCATCCCTTTATTCAGTGCTGATTCATTGACATCATTTAAAATAACGTTGAATCCTGACTGGGCACATACTTGGGCAATTCCGGCGCCCATCTGTCCGGCGCCGATTACCATAACTTTTTCAATTGCCATTGTATCTCCTCCTTTTTCTAGCCATGTTGTTAAAACTTCAGCATTGCAAAAAATCGAATGCCGGTTGCTGCCGCAACAGCCGCAGCACCTGTATTACTGCTTCGGAACTTCAATCAAGACAGCATCTCCCTGGCCGCCGCCGCTGCAGATGGCTGCAATTCCGAGTCCGCCGCCCTGGCGTTTCAGTTCATGAATAAGTGTTAAAATGATGCGTGCCCCGCTTGCGCCGATTGGATGGCCAAGTGCAACGGCACCACCATTGACATTCACATTTTCCGGATCAATGTCAGCAATTTTTCCGCTGGCCAATGATACAACTGCAAACGCTTCATTGATTTCGAACAAATCTATATCATCTTTGGCATAGCCTGTTTTTTCAAGCAGTTTGTTGATGACGAGTCCTGGTGTCTGCGGAAAATCTTTCGTATCGACTGCAACTTCAGCATGGCCAAGTACTGTTGCCATCGGTTTTTTACCAAGTGCTTCCGCCTTTTCATCCGACATTACGACAAATGCGCATGCGCCATCATTGACACCAGGTGCGTTTCCGGCAGTGATTGTACCATCTTTATCAAAAGCCGGGCGCAATTTGCCGAGTTTTTCCAAGCTTGTGTCTTTCCTTGGTGCTTCATCTGTATCAACTAGAATTGGGTCACCTTTACGCTGCGGAACTTCCAGTGACACGATTTCTTCGGCAAACTTGCCATCCTCGATTGCCTTTACTGAACGCTGATGACTGCGGTATGCCCACTCATCCTGATCCTCCCGGGACACATTGAATTCATCGGCAGTACCATTTCCATAGCTTCCCATGTGCACATTGTTGAATGAACATGTCAACCCATCATGGACCATCATATCGACAACGCGTTTGTCACCCATACGGTTTCCCCAACGCGCATCCGGCAAATAGTATGGTGCATTGCTCATGCTCTCCATTCCGCCAGCGACAATGACGTCCTCATCGCCAACTCGAATGAGCTGATCGGCAAGAGTCACACTTCGTAATCCTGATGCACAGACCTTGTTAATCGTTTCAGTTTTTACATCCCATGGAATGCCTGCAATACGTGCTGCCTGACGTGACGGAATCTGGCCCTGGCCGCCCTGCAAAACAGTTCCCATAATAACTTCATTGATTTCTTTTTCCTCGAGTCCGGCGCGATCCAGCGCTTCACGGATTGCTTTTCCGCCAAGCTGCGGGGCCGTAAAAGATTTTAACGATCCTCCAAACTTTCCAAACGGGGTTCTGGCACCTGATACAATAACGGTTTTGCGCATTTTTTCAGCTTCCTTTCTTTACAAGTTTTATAGATTCCTATTGTGAACGCTTTCTTTTAACCTATCATCATGGTATAGAAGATGCAATCAAAAAGCGATTGAACGCTCGCTCAATACTGGGCCTAAAAGCAGAGGGGCATTTAAAAACCCCTCTGATACTGCCTTTTATGCTGTTTTTACTCCTTCTTCCACAAAAACACTCAATGCAAGTATTTCTGCAACATCCATTGTACTGATATCTTCTTCCACTTCTTTTGCCTTCGTACCATCACTCAACATGGTCAGGCAATATGGACATGCACTGGAGATCATCGTTGATTCCGTCTGCAATGCCTGCTCCGTGCGGGCAACGTTGATCCGGTTGCCTGTCGTTTCCTCACTCCACATCAGGCCACCGCCGGCACCACAGCACATCCCGTTTTCACGGCTGCGATCCATTTCTGTAAGTTCAAGCCCCGGAATGGATTTCAGAATTTCACGCGGCGGGTCATACACGCCATTATACCTTCCAAGATAACAGGAGTCATGATAAGTCAAGCGCTGGTTAATATCCCGCTCCGGCTTCAATTTCCCATTCATCACCAAGTCATACAGCATTTGTGTATGATGATAAACTTCCGCTTCAAATCCGAAATCCGGATATTCGTTTTTGAAAATATTGTATGCGTGCGGATCGATGGTTACGATCTTTTTCACGTCATGTTTGTTGAATTCCTTCATATTTTTCTCGGCAATTTCCTGGAATAGAAACTCGTTCCCGATACGACGTGCCGTATCACCGGAGTTTTGCTCTTTGTTTCCCAAAATCGCAAAGCTGATGCCAGCCTTATTCATCAGTTTAGCAAATGCCAGGGCAATTTTTTGACTGCGGTTGTCAAATGAGCCCATTGAGCTTACCCAGAAAAGGTATTCAAAATCTTTATCTTCTTTTTTCAGTTCTTTGACAGTAGGGATGTATGCATCTTCATCCTGTTCACGCCATTT is a genomic window containing:
- a CDS encoding acyl-CoA dehydrogenase, which gives rise to MNFQLTEEQEMLRKMVRDFAKKEVEPTAAERDEEERFDRKIFDQMAELGLTGIPWPEEYGGIGADFVSYVIAVEELSRVCASTGVTLSAHLSLASWPIYKYGNEEQKKTFLYRLATGEALGAYALSEPGSGSDAAGMKTIAKKDGDDYILNGSKVWITNGGVADLYIVFAMTNPEARHKGISAFIVEKGTEGFTFGKKEKKLGIRSSPTTELIFENCRVPKENMLGEEGEGFKIAMTTLDGGRNGIAAQALGIAQGALDASTDYAKEREQFGKPIAANQGISFKLADMATDVEAARLLTYQAAWLESEGKPYGKASAMSKLFAGDAAMRITVEAVQVFGGYGYTKDYPVERYMRDAKITQIYEGTNEIQRLVIGRMLTK
- a CDS encoding acetyl-CoA C-acetyltransferase, producing the protein MRKTVIVSGARTPFGKFGGSLKSFTAPQLGGKAIREALDRAGLEEKEINEVIMGTVLQGGQGQIPSRQAARIAGIPWDVKTETINKVCASGLRSVTLADQLIRVGDEDVIVAGGMESMSNAPYYLPDARWGNRMGDKRVVDMMVHDGLTCSFNNVHMGSYGNGTADEFNVSREDQDEWAYRSHQRSVKAIEDGKFAEEIVSLEVPQRKGDPILVDTDEAPRKDTSLEKLGKLRPAFDKDGTITAGNAPGVNDGACAFVVMSDEKAEALGKKPMATVLGHAEVAVDTKDFPQTPGLVINKLLEKTGYAKDDIDLFEINEAFAVVSLASGKIADIDPENVNVNGGAVALGHPIGASGARIILTLIHELKRQGGGLGIAAICSGGGQGDAVLIEVPKQ
- a CDS encoding 3-hydroxybutyryl-CoA dehydrogenase, with translation MAIEKVMVIGAGQMGAGIAQVCAQSGFNVILNDVNESALNKGMKSIEKLLTRAVEKERISEQDKTDTINRLKPSTEIKDAGSCDLVIEAIVENMEVKTKVFRDLDAFAPKHAILATNTSSLPITEIAASTNRPEQVIGMHFMNPVPVMKLVEIIRGIQTSDETYQAIEDMTKKLSKTPVEVNDAPGFAANRILMPMINEAIFALQEGVASVEDIDTVMKLGMNHPMGPLTLADFIGLDTCLYIMEVLYEGFADSKYRPCPLLRKYVKAGWLGKKSGRGFYQYS
- a CDS encoding acyl-CoA dehydrogenase codes for the protein MNLNFTEEQEMMRKMVRDFAQKEVQPHIERMEKEDRFPEEVIRKMGELGLMGIPIPEEYGGSGMDYTSYIIAINELAKVSATVGVILSVHTSVGTNPILYFGTEEQKKHYIPKLASGEYLGAFAVTEPGAGSDVASMKTRAKKDGNYYILNGSKVFITNGGFADTFITFARTSDEAGSKGVSAFILERDTPGFEIGKAERKMGLHGSSTVQLNFDNCKVPKKQLLGNEGDGFKIAMANLNVGRIGIAAQALGIGEAALEHATAYAQERQQFGKSIAKNQGISFKLADMATEVEAAKLLVYNVASLVERDIPASKEASMAKMFASKTARKAAIEAVQVFGGYGYTEDYPVERLFRDAKVTEIYEGTNEIQHIVIAKNLLKD